From the Oscillatoria salina IIICB1 genome, the window TCGCCAACTCTCCCGATTTTTACCTAAATAATTACTAAAAGCTTTTTCGCCCCAAGGACATCTCATCGGCGCAGCAATTGGCGCAAAAGCCGAAACACTCACATATTTTTCCGGATTTTTCAAAGCACAAATCAACGCCCCATGTCCTCCCATCGAATGCCCAAAAATTCCTTGTTTCTCTGGAATCACGGGAAAATTTGTGGCAATTAAATTAGGTAATTCTTCGACCACATAACTATACATTTGATAGTGATTGTGCCAAGGATTTTCCGTTGCATCAACATAAAAACCAGCGCCCGTTCCCAAATCCCAATCTTCATCTTCTCCTAAGATTCCCGTATCGCGAGGACTCGTATCGGGAGCAACTAACATTATCCCATATTCCGCCGCATATTTTTGCGCCCCGGCTTTGACTGTAAAATTTTCTTCAGTACAAGTTAACCCAGAAAGATAATACAACACCGGAACTGTTTTTATTTCGGCTTGAGGTGGCAGAAAAACAGCAAAATTCATTTCACTGTTACAGCATTCCGACTGATGGCTATAGTAAGCAACTTTACCGCCAAAACAACGAGTTTCACTTTTTAGTTTGAGAGAATTAGAAATCATCTCAGTTCACAGTTATCAGTTATCAGTTATCAGTTTATCCTACTTGGCTCTTTTTATCTTGTCTTTAGCTGAAAAATGAGGTTCGTAGTTAGGGCTTGAGCCCGAAACCATTTTAACCACAGATGGACACAGATAAACACCGATAAATAGTTTTCGTTTGGCGGAATTTATCGGTGCAACAAAGTTAAAATGTAATCACGCTCCGAATTGATTCTCCTTTGTGCATTAAATCAAAGGCATCGTTGATTTTTTCTAAGGGCATAACGTGGGTAATTAAATCATCAACATTTAACTTACCTTCCATGTACCAATCAACAATTTTGGGGACATCGGTACGCCCTCTTGCACCGCCGAATGCGCTTCCTTTCCAGACTCTTCCGGTAACTAATTGAAAGGGACGAGTGCGTATTTCTTCGCCTGCACCCGCAACGCCAATAATTGTACAAACTCCCCAACCTTTGTGACAGCATTCTAAGGCTTGACGCATGACATTTACATTGCCAATACATTCAAAACTATAGTCAGCGCCGCCTTTGGTTAAATCGACTAAATAAGGAACTAAATCTCCTTCTACTTCTTGGGGATTAACAAAGTGAGTCATGCCGAATTTTTCGGCGAGAAAACGTTTTTCTGGATTGATATCTACGCCGACAATTATATCAGCGCCGACCATTTTTGCGGCTTGAATAACGTTTAAGCCTACGCCACCTAAACCAAATACTACTACTTTTGCACCTGGTTCTACTTTGGCGGTATAAATAACAGCGCCAACTCCTGTGGTAACGCCGCAACCGATATAACAAACTTTGTCGAAAGGTGCGTCTTCGCGAATTTTGGCGATCGCTATTTCGGGTAATACGGTATAGTTAGCAAAGGTCGAGGTTCCCATGTAGTGATGGATCTTTTCACCGTTGAGGGAAAAACGACTTGTGCCGTCGGGCATTAAGCCTTTTCCTTGAGTTGTCCGAATTGCTTGACAAAGATTGGTTTTCATGCTAAGGCAATATTCGCACTGACGGCATTCGGGAGTGTAGAGAGGGATGACGCGATCGCCCGGTTTAACGCTTTTCACATCCTTACCGACTTCAACTACTAAACCAGCGCCTTCGTGTCCGAGAATGGCAGGAAACAAGCCTTCAGGGTCTTTTCCAGAGAGGGTATAAGCGTCGGTGTGACAGACTCCGGTTGCCTTAATTTCCACCATGACTTCGTTTGCTTGAGGTGGTTCTAGCTGCACTGTTTCGATGCTTAAAGGTTTTCCCGGCTCAAATGCGACTGCGGCTTTAACATCCATTTCTTGATTCCTTCAATCTTTACCAGAGGAATTTTATAGCACTTGGGGTTGAGTGTGTTGCGATCGCCAACGAAGAAAGAGTATCTTTGAGTTAGTCGTAGCTTTTTCCCTGGGGTGAGCTTGCATCAGTTCTGCTGTCCTGGGAAAATATACTCAGCAAATTTCCCTCTGAGGAAAACCTTGACTATTGTTCGTAGTTGTGCTAAAGCAATAGATAAGAATTAACTTCAGGGGGCAAAAACCAAGAATTTAATTATTAATTTTCAC encodes:
- the fghA gene encoding S-formylglutathione hydrolase, whose product is MISNSLKLKSETRCFGGKVAYYSHQSECCNSEMNFAVFLPPQAEIKTVPVLYYLSGLTCTEENFTVKAGAQKYAAEYGIMLVAPDTSPRDTGILGEDEDWDLGTGAGFYVDATENPWHNHYQMYSYVVEELPNLIATNFPVIPEKQGIFGHSMGGHGALICALKNPEKYVSVSAFAPIAAPMRCPWGEKAFSNYLGKNRESWRNYDASELVKKANYNRLILIDQGTKDNFLARGQLLPDVFAEACQEVGQPLKLRYQEDYDHSYFFIATFMADHFQHHSEFLCEEKN
- a CDS encoding S-(hydroxymethyl)glutathione dehydrogenase/class III alcohol dehydrogenase produces the protein MDVKAAVAFEPGKPLSIETVQLEPPQANEVMVEIKATGVCHTDAYTLSGKDPEGLFPAILGHEGAGLVVEVGKDVKSVKPGDRVIPLYTPECRQCEYCLSMKTNLCQAIRTTQGKGLMPDGTSRFSLNGEKIHHYMGTSTFANYTVLPEIAIAKIREDAPFDKVCYIGCGVTTGVGAVIYTAKVEPGAKVVVFGLGGVGLNVIQAAKMVGADIIVGVDINPEKRFLAEKFGMTHFVNPQEVEGDLVPYLVDLTKGGADYSFECIGNVNVMRQALECCHKGWGVCTIIGVAGAGEEIRTRPFQLVTGRVWKGSAFGGARGRTDVPKIVDWYMEGKLNVDDLITHVMPLEKINDAFDLMHKGESIRSVITF